The Xyrauchen texanus isolate HMW12.3.18 chromosome 17, RBS_HiC_50CHRs, whole genome shotgun sequence DNA window CAAACTGTTGTGTTCAGACTGGCCTCAAGTCTGTCCTTTCTAGTGCCTTCACACCTTGGCACTCAATCCTGTTGTGTAAGACTACAAGTCTTTACACCGTATTCAAAGAGACAGCAACTCAGGACTGCAGGTATACAGGTAACATTATTATCACAAACATGAAAGAGCTAGGAAATCAGGAGAAGAGGGGGAAAAGTTGAAAATGTTCTGCCAAAGTAAATCAAATGTACCAACAGCATGACTTGGAAAGGGAGAGAGAGCAGTGAGTTCCTGGTTAGATGTATCAAAATAATTACCAGTTTGCCTGGCTTGCTGTCTCTCAGCCAAATCATAGTGTATGGCTGCCATCCAAGCCTCTGATGATAGGAGTAGATAAGCCAGTAAACTATTTCAGCAGGGCTGCATCAGCCTGAAAAGTAGTTAAAGGTCCAAGAGTTATTCCATATGATGTTTTATCCTATTGACGTTAAATGATTTGTGACTGTTATTTGtctcacaatttactcaccctcatgttgttccaaacctgtatgattttcttttgtggaacacaaatggagaaattttaaagaatttttaatgaaaaagcatATTATGACCAGGGACtgtaaaggtccaaaaagtacaaattagcaccataaaagtagtccatccaagtcttctgaagctatatgaccTAACAGGCCAAAAGTTGTGGCTATCAAACCTAAATGGCTCAGCTGTTGgccatgtaatttaaaaaattggcaagcttgtatttatttacagtgacctcaatatatttagaaaatatttggacactgaaGCCACGCTTAAAAGTATgaatgtcattttaatttgataaaaaaatatgtcaaACCAAGTATCTGCTATTTTAAGGAAAGACAGCAAGCACACTATTGAAGCGAAACATTCCACTAATACAATGTTTGATcggttttaaattttaaaaaaatgtaactgttcaaaattaagaaacattttaagaaaacctttcgtatttcttcagaagacttggaatatattgcaTGAATCAACTATTATggtactttaatggtgctttttagAGCTCTTGGTTACTGTATACTTTTAATGTATGAAAAAGAGCAACATGAAATGTTTCAGGATTTGTACTTGTGTGCTCAGCAAAAGAAATCGTCATACAAGTTTGGGACCTAcatggaggtgagtaaatgataacagaattttcattttggggagaGTTATTCCTTTAAAGTGAAAGGTCCCAGAGCCGGTGCACAAATCAATTTCCATTGAGTTGTGATTGAACAATTGCATAACTGATTGTTACTAAGTAACCTGTCCTAAAACAAACATGGTGTATCATGTTATTTGCTTCCcagttttaagaatatttaaagTCATTTAATTCAGTGTCTTTAATTCAATTCAGTATCACAATTTGGCTTTGATAGCGATACGTTTTTTAActatacaaaaacatttatagcaatcAATAACTCACAATATACCGTATACCTTGATGTCCAAGACCAGTAGGTTTTAAGCAGCCGTTGCAAAGCCAATATTTCTGGCCAAGATCCACCTTTTTTCACGCCAGAAAAAAATGCATGGAATTGATGGACCGGTGTGTACATTGTGCCATAACAAAGAATTATGTTTCACTATGAGAAAATGGATAAAAGAGATTTTcagttattatatttattttagttgtaaAGTTATAGATCTTGTGATAAAATGTTCTGAGATGTCTATATTAGGGGTTTTAAATCTGGGGTTCCGGGGGGCCACAAGAGGGTGCTATAAGCTCCAGGGAAAATGTCAaagaaaatcattttaaaaacaaataaaaataataattaaaaagtaaaggttAAGCAAATTTGACATAATTCTAAGGAGTACAACAATGTTCAAGtggatttaaatattttgaaaaggGGTCTTTTGCAAGGGAATCCTCATATTTGGGGGAAAACCACTACTCTAAATGGTTGTAAAATAGAAgacttttttaattgtttgtttaaaaagttaaccctctctctctctctctctctctctctctctctctctctctctctctctctctctctctctctctctctctctctctctctctctcacttccctctctctctttcctctctctctttcctctctcccAGGCACCAGGAAGCTAGAGTATGCTGGCTCCACATGGCATGAGGGCTGTTTCATTTGCAAAAGCTGTCAACAGCCAATCGGCTCCAAGTCCTTTGTCCCAGATAAAGATGAACACTACTGCGTACCCTGTTATGAGAACAAGTTTGCACCACGCTGTACTCAATGCAAACAGGTTAATGGGACTACACACTGCTTCTCCCTCTGTAATACGTAACCATGTGTTCTTCatcagcccacacacacacattcctccaCGAAAATCAGGATTTTGACCCCATTTCTCCTTCCTGTTGTATATCGGAATCTCTCATGCTGGTTACAGATTAACTCGGGTTGTCAATTTCACATCCTGTTTAGACAGACCAAAGTCTGTTTGGAGGTGGCAGTGTCTTGGCTCTACAGCtcaataaaaatcaaacaaaaaatatttattgtctaATACATCTTATGGATCATATGATCATTTGTACATTTGTAGCAGGTCTTAATGGAGCTCCTAATGCAAGTTCACAATGAGCATATTCACATCATCCCCACTAGTCATTATGATAAGGATACATAAACAGGCATTACCAACCTACATTCAACAATTCTTATAGTACCCCTCTTTTTTTATGTCTAGGAGAACAAAGAACCAGAACCAAGTCTCATGCTATAGTACTTAAGGATAGCAAGCTCTTCACCCACTTCCACATCCTTAACATACTTTATATGAATGTAATGTCAATTCCCATTTCCCACTGaaattgtgaatttcattgtattagataacaaaatatcaaaccaacatAATGTTAGTTTGCTATTAGAACTAAGAGAGCACAttttaagagatagttcaccGTAAAATCTCTCTTAATTTGCTCATccacatgccatccaagatgtgaatgattttctttctcctgctgaacacaaacaaacatttttagaatatgtcagctctgaagctccagaggtgtatagtaactAAGTACAAATACTtaattactgtacttaagtacagttttttaatatttatactttacttgagtataaatatttgtttggacTATTACTTTCAAatcactacattttgaagagaaaatttaTACTTTTACTAGAATAAATTTCTCCAGACAATTtagtttctaaaaaataaaagctgccatgaagtcggctggtgcgggtcctgatgctgcgataccacctgcctgatggtagatGTGAGAGCAGCCCATGTCTCGGGTGGattgagtctctgatgatcctccaagcttttttcacataccgcctggtatatatgtcctggagggagggaagcttacctccgatgatgtgtctggcagttcgaaCCACCCTTGGCAGGGCTTTGCGATTGAGGGCTGTtctgttgccataccaggcagtaaTGCAGCCAGTctggatgctctctacagtgctggtgtagaaccgtgtgaggatgtggtggttcattccaaacttcctcagccgtttcaggaagaagaggcgctggtgagccttcttcacaacggccttaGTGaagacggaccatgtgagttcctcagtgatgtggacacggAGGtatttgaagctgctgactctctccaccagtgctccattgatagtgatggggctgtgttctctgtctttactccttaagtccactacaagctccttggtcttgctgacgtagagggagaggttgtgctcctgacaccatagtgtgcacctcctctctgtaggctgtttcatcattgtcagtgatcagatctACCGCCgctgtatcatcagcaaacttaatgatggcattggagctatgtgttgccacacagtcgtgtgtacagggaatacaggagtggacTGAGAACACAggcctgcggggctccagtgttgagggtcagtgatgagatgttgcagCCCATtctaggaagtccaggatccagctgtacAATGAGTTGTTTAAGCCCAGAAtccagagtttctcatcaagctaaTGGCACCCTAAGCCCTTGCCATCTTTCTCTGAATGCAGAATTTGGTGACGTAAGTTAGTGTAGACCGATGGGGTGCTAGTCAGCAAGTCCATGAGGGTGCATGAGTTTTAAAACTGTGCATTTGGGACAGACTTCTAGACTACAATCAGATGACACATTTTTATATACATGCAGTTTtacaatttttgtattttaaaaagtcATGACATTGATAGGGTAAAAGAACACACTTTAATCTCACAcgtgaatatttgtatttattaaataatttcaagcaaCACTGACAATAAAGAATTAGATAATTTAATCAAGAACCTCTGAAAAACAAACCGCACATATAACTACAGCAACAAAACCCCATTGTTTATATATTcagagaaaaaataaacatgatttaGACACATGGGTGGTTACAGGCAGGTGCTTAAGACAGTATATGTGCCTGTGTTTCTTAAAATAGCTGCCTCTTGGTTTGATATGTTGTTATCTAATGAagttacattcatacatttaagtTTGGCTTAAtttacaattctgtttggtgagaAAAATTATTTGAACACTTACAGTAAGAAATTGTAAAGTTACATGGCCAACTGCTGAGCTATTTAGGTCATGTAGGAACAACAGAGGGTTGGTAAATGCCAAATCAATAATTGTGCATGTAATTTATTTTCCCACCAAGTTAATTGGTTTGggtcatattatattatatatcagaAGCACTTGCTTACAAGTTACGTTATGTCTTTGATGAATTCAGGCCTTAGCAAAAGGTGGTGTGACCTATAGGGATGAGCCATGGCATAAAGAGTGCTTCGTCTGCACAAGCTGTAAAATCCAGTTAGCTGGCCAACACTTCACTTCCCGTGACGACAGCCCATACTGCATCAAATGCTTTGGCAACCTGTATGCCAAGAAATGTGAAACTTGTAACAAACCCATCACAGGTAAGAGGAacattgtaattaataaaaataccagTGAGACATTAAACCAGCTTAATGTTTTTGACGAAATTATTCAATCCTTTATGGTATAGGTTTTGGCGGAGGGAAGTACATCTCATTTGAGGACCGACAATGGCACCAGCACTGCTTCACCTGCTCTAGATGCTCTGTTTCCCTGGTGGGTGCCGGCTTCTTCCCCGAGAGAGACGAGATCCTCTGTCGCAGCTGCAACAGCAATCTATAAAACAGAACTCCCATATACACACGtttctttattattacaaatacaCATGCTTGCATATACATGCACACGTCTCTTATTTCCTCTCTCACGATACGCCCATGCTGAGAGAAACAGCAAATCACACAAAGCTCTCTAAGCCAAAATATTCAAACATAGAAGGCTCCACAAGCACAAATGCAAAACACTGGAGGATTTACCCACTGTTTACCAAGTACAGTTTGTTTTGGCAGAACAGGCTAGCTGGTTTCCAGTTGGATAAATGAGACTTAGATGCACCAAAGATTGGTTTTGAGATGTGAAAGCAATGCAGCAATGGGCCTTCGTAGTGCCTtcgactcttttttttttttttttcattacacaaTCCAGAATCAACACTCCATAAATTTGTAGGTTTCTATGCAGAGATAAAAATATCACTTTTATTTCCTTGAGTCTGTCTACTAGTTTTCCCATCTTTGCTATTTTTCCTGGACAGCCAGAACAGTCATTTGGATGGTAAGAGCTATTAATGGGTTGATGTAGTGTTTGCAGCCTGTAAAAGATCCCTTTATAAACACCAGAAGGTCAGAAGGTTTGAGGTTCTGTTAAAGTGGCTGAAAACCTAGTAGTGTTCCAACTTATCTATGCCAAGCAAAGTGTAATAACAGGAGGGAATGAATTATTGGTTTTGTTTGCCTGGGTACATGTCAATGAGTTACACTTTGAGAAGCAGCGACTCAAAGTCAAAGATCTAAACATTAACACAACATGCAGTATGTGTCAATAAACCAGATGTTGAACAATGTAGTTAATTGAGCTCTTTTCCACTGAGGATTCGGCAGTGCTTGTTTTAGGGCGTTGTTTTCTTAGCAAAATGTGTCCTTTGCATCAAAATAAAATTCAATGCACATGCATTCAAACTAATGGAGTCTTCCACAAATGCATTGCAATAACTGTCAGAGAGGTTCAaagatgtttttgaaaatgaagTTTGATGTGCATTTTGTATACAGGTGGAAGACGGACTTGCATTTGCACTATGGCTTGAATTATCTGTAGAAGCACAAAAACTCCAAGATATAGCAcgaatacactgtatatacagtacacaacataTGTACTATTCTTTGTTCATGTTCtattcttacatttttttatataattaattgtctGCATTATGGCATCTACAGTCatcatttcttatttgtttacaaaCATATGTCTTCTCTGTGTTAAgagtgaatgaaagatcaaaaaatgtattacattggtGTCATTGTAAAAGGATAGTATGCATGTTGTCCGACTTTGTTCTTTTTATTCCAGTCCAGCTTAGACAAtgatcattgtttattttttattgatggcAATTTTACTAGTTTGACACTCAAAATACTTCTAAATGCATAACTATATATTTACTATAAGCTTTGAAACAGGAGATTTAACAGTTGGCTAATGATTCAAGCTTTGGATGAAttaatattttggtaaaatattaatttcatttttttcaatgtttttatagATTGTTtgtgattaaaaaca harbors:
- the LOC127657906 gene encoding four and a half LIM domains protein 3-like isoform X1, with product MRELSGLTQIKSNMSERFDCDNCKESLYGRKYIQAQDNPYCIPCYDSLFANTCDECKELIGHDSRELFYEDRHYHEHCFRCFRCDRSLADEPFTSQDDALLCNDCYCNEFSSKCVACDKTVMPGTRKLEYAGSTWHEGCFICKSCQQPIGSKSFVPDKDEHYCVPCYENKFAPRCTQCKQALAKGGVTYRDEPWHKECFVCTSCKIQLAGQHFTSRDDSPYCIKCFGNLYAKKCETCNKPITGFGGGKYISFEDRQWHQHCFTCSRCSVSLVGAGFFPERDEILCRSCNSNL
- the LOC127657906 gene encoding four and a half LIM domains protein 3-like isoform X2; this encodes MSERFDCDNCKESLYGRKYIQAQDNPYCIPCYDSLFANTCDECKELIGHDSRELFYEDRHYHEHCFRCFRCDRSLADEPFTSQDDALLCNDCYCNEFSSKCVACDKTVMPGTRKLEYAGSTWHEGCFICKSCQQPIGSKSFVPDKDEHYCVPCYENKFAPRCTQCKQALAKGGVTYRDEPWHKECFVCTSCKIQLAGQHFTSRDDSPYCIKCFGNLYAKKCETCNKPITGFGGGKYISFEDRQWHQHCFTCSRCSVSLVGAGFFPERDEILCRSCNSNL